The following are from one region of the Microbacterium sp. cx-55 genome:
- the chrA gene encoding chromate efflux transporter: MRESTREVWAAFGKLGLTSFGGPIAHLGFFRTEFVERRRWLSDADYSELVALCQFLPGPASSQVGFALGYSRAGLRGALAAFIAFTLPSAVLMVAVASGSSLIGGPVGEGAIAGLKVAAVAIVAQAVWSMTRTLTPDKARAGIAVGAALLVLLLGSTIGQIPAIILGAAAGIVLCRRTTQEVPATGARLGISRRAGAVCLGAFVGLLIALPLLASWTGSGAIGLLDGFFRAGSLVFGGGHVFLPLLESEVVQTGWVSADQFLAGYGVAQIVPGPLFTFSAYLGVLADVGPGGIAGALLALAGAFLPGFLVLLGVLPFWDRLRTRSWAPPLLRGANAAVVGILAAALYDPLFVTSITGAAPLALALVGFVLLTRWSAAPWIVGLLSAIAGMLGAVISG, translated from the coding sequence ATGCGGGAATCGACGCGAGAGGTGTGGGCCGCCTTCGGAAAGCTGGGGCTCACGTCTTTCGGCGGCCCCATCGCCCACCTCGGATTCTTCCGGACCGAGTTCGTCGAGCGACGTCGTTGGCTGAGCGACGCTGACTACAGCGAGCTCGTAGCGCTCTGCCAGTTCCTGCCCGGCCCGGCATCGAGCCAAGTGGGATTCGCGCTCGGCTACTCGCGCGCGGGCCTGCGGGGGGCGCTCGCGGCGTTCATCGCGTTCACGCTGCCCTCGGCGGTGTTGATGGTCGCCGTCGCCTCCGGGTCGTCGCTGATCGGCGGCCCGGTCGGCGAGGGCGCTATCGCGGGACTGAAGGTGGCCGCGGTCGCGATCGTCGCACAGGCCGTGTGGAGCATGACCCGTACTCTGACCCCCGACAAGGCACGAGCGGGAATCGCCGTGGGGGCGGCTCTTCTCGTCCTTCTCCTCGGCAGCACGATCGGCCAGATTCCCGCGATCATCCTGGGCGCGGCGGCCGGAATCGTGCTCTGCCGACGAACCACCCAGGAGGTGCCCGCGACCGGCGCACGCCTCGGGATCTCGCGGCGCGCGGGCGCCGTGTGTCTGGGCGCATTCGTCGGTCTGTTGATCGCGCTCCCGCTGCTCGCGTCATGGACGGGCTCCGGCGCGATCGGACTGCTCGACGGATTCTTCCGCGCGGGCTCGCTCGTCTTCGGCGGAGGCCACGTCTTCCTGCCCCTCCTCGAATCCGAGGTCGTGCAGACCGGCTGGGTCAGCGCGGATCAGTTCCTCGCCGGGTACGGCGTCGCGCAGATCGTTCCCGGCCCACTGTTCACCTTCTCCGCGTACCTCGGCGTTCTCGCCGACGTCGGCCCGGGCGGCATCGCGGGAGCGCTTCTCGCTCTCGCGGGGGCGTTCCTTCCCGGCTTCCTCGTGCTGCTCGGCGTGCTGCCGTTCTGGGACCGACTGCGCACGCGGTCATGGGCTCCCCCGCTTCTCCGCGGCGCCAACGCGGCCGTGGTCGGAATCCTCGCGGCCGCCCTCTACGACCCGCTCTTCGTCACTTCGATCACCGGAGCCGCGCCCCTCGCGCTCGCTCTCGTCGGGTTCGTGCTGCTCACGCGGTGGAGTGCCGCACCGTGGATCGTCGGGCTGCTCAGCGCGATCGCCGGGATGCTCGGCGCGGTCATCAGCGGCTGA
- a CDS encoding SDR family NAD(P)-dependent oxidoreductase, whose amino-acid sequence MTTSLALDLTGRTALVTGSTQGIGNAIARRLAESGADVVVNGRGESRVAAAVDQIDADLGLRVRGIAADVTTEQGAAQLMNEAGRVDVLVNNLGIFEAIPALEIDDDTWRRAFEVNVLSAARLTRLALPAMTAQSWGRVITIASDSAIVTPKEMIHYGVTKTALLALTRGYAKEAAGTGVTVNTVIAGPTHTPGVEDFVYSLVDPDLPWDDAQREFMRTQRPQSLIGRLLEPIEIANMVAYLASPLSSGTTGGALRADGGYVDAILP is encoded by the coding sequence ATGACGACGTCACTTGCTCTCGATCTGACCGGTCGCACCGCCCTCGTCACGGGGTCGACGCAGGGCATCGGAAACGCCATCGCCCGCCGCCTCGCCGAGTCGGGTGCGGATGTGGTCGTCAACGGGCGTGGCGAGAGCCGCGTCGCCGCCGCGGTCGACCAGATCGACGCAGATCTCGGACTCCGCGTGCGCGGGATCGCGGCCGACGTCACCACCGAGCAGGGCGCGGCGCAGCTCATGAACGAAGCGGGCCGAGTCGACGTCCTGGTGAACAACCTCGGCATTTTCGAAGCGATCCCCGCACTCGAGATCGACGACGACACCTGGCGCCGCGCTTTCGAGGTGAATGTGCTGTCGGCGGCGCGACTCACGCGCCTCGCTCTGCCCGCCATGACCGCGCAGAGCTGGGGTCGGGTGATCACGATCGCGAGCGACTCGGCGATCGTGACGCCGAAGGAGATGATCCATTACGGCGTCACCAAAACGGCGCTCCTCGCCCTCACTCGCGGCTACGCGAAGGAGGCGGCCGGCACCGGGGTCACCGTCAACACCGTGATCGCGGGCCCCACGCACACGCCCGGCGTGGAGGACTTCGTGTACTCCCTCGTTGACCCCGATCTTCCGTGGGACGACGCACAGCGCGAGTTCATGCGCACGCAACGCCCCCAGTCGCTCATCGGGCGTCTGCTCGAGCCGATCGAGATCGCGAACATGGTGGCCTACCTCGCGTCGCCGTTGTCATCCGGCACCACGGGCGGTGCCCTGCGCGCCGACGGCGGCTACGTCGACGCCATCCTGCCCTGA
- a CDS encoding DUF2252 domain-containing protein has translation MTSFDERRARGAAARRRLPRSGHGSWRRPPGATDPIALLEEQASTRVPELVPIRYGRMQVSPFTFYRGAALIMASDLASQPHSWLTVQLCGDAHLTNFGVFGTAERNMVFDINDFDETHPGPFEWDLKRLVASFEVAGRHRGFSDADRHAIALTAARAYREHIRVAASGTVLDAWYDQLDVEEMLRWLRGEKRAKRARSKEVTQVENLIAKARTRDSMRGFTKLVEFDGSELKFRADPPLLVPIEDLADRATVDRQESIMRDLLRSYQATLTSPRHPLDEFTYLHMARKVVGVGSVGTRAWIVLLQGRDQNDPLLLQAKEAEASVLERFLGDSVYDSHGERVVRGQRLMQAAGDIFLGWQRVTGLDGQNRDFYVRQLHDWKGSVNVDRMAVPGARLYAQLCGEALARAHCRSGDRVAIAAYLGRSDTFDRAIAAFAKDYADQNDADFAAFEAAVGSGRLVAQPGL, from the coding sequence ATGACGTCATTCGACGAACGTCGCGCACGAGGCGCGGCCGCACGCCGCCGCCTGCCGCGGTCGGGGCACGGCTCCTGGCGCCGGCCGCCGGGGGCGACGGACCCGATCGCGCTGCTGGAGGAACAGGCGTCGACTCGCGTGCCCGAGCTCGTGCCGATCCGGTACGGACGGATGCAGGTCTCCCCGTTCACGTTCTACCGCGGCGCCGCGCTGATCATGGCGTCGGACCTCGCCTCCCAGCCGCACTCCTGGCTGACCGTGCAGCTCTGCGGCGACGCGCACCTGACGAACTTCGGGGTCTTCGGCACCGCGGAACGCAACATGGTGTTCGACATCAACGACTTCGACGAAACGCATCCGGGTCCGTTCGAGTGGGACCTCAAGCGGCTCGTGGCGAGCTTCGAGGTCGCCGGCCGACACCGCGGATTCTCGGATGCCGACCGCCACGCGATCGCTCTCACGGCGGCGCGCGCGTACCGCGAGCACATCCGGGTCGCCGCTTCGGGCACCGTGCTCGACGCCTGGTACGACCAGCTCGACGTCGAAGAGATGCTGCGCTGGCTGCGCGGCGAGAAGCGAGCCAAGCGTGCGCGGTCGAAAGAGGTGACGCAGGTCGAGAACCTCATCGCCAAAGCGCGTACTCGCGACAGCATGCGCGGTTTCACGAAGCTGGTCGAGTTCGACGGCTCGGAGCTGAAGTTCCGTGCCGATCCTCCCCTCCTCGTGCCGATCGAAGACCTCGCCGACCGCGCGACGGTCGACCGGCAGGAGTCGATCATGCGCGACCTGCTGCGCTCCTACCAGGCCACCCTGACGAGCCCGCGCCACCCGCTCGACGAGTTCACGTACCTGCACATGGCCCGGAAGGTCGTGGGTGTCGGCAGCGTCGGAACCCGCGCGTGGATCGTGTTGCTCCAGGGGCGAGATCAGAACGATCCCCTGCTGCTGCAGGCGAAAGAGGCCGAGGCCTCCGTGCTCGAACGGTTCCTCGGTGACAGCGTGTACGACAGTCACGGCGAGCGCGTCGTTCGCGGTCAGCGGCTCATGCAGGCTGCCGGCGACATCTTCCTCGGATGGCAGCGCGTCACGGGGCTCGACGGGCAGAACCGCGACTTCTACGTGCGGCAGCTGCACGACTGGAAGGGATCGGTGAACGTGGACCGGATGGCAGTACCCGGCGCGCGCCTCTATGCGCAGCTGTGCGGCGAAGCCCTGGCCCGCGCGCACTGCCGCTCGGGAGACCGCGTAGCCATCGCCGCCTATCTCGGGAGATCCGACACGTTCGATCGTGCTATCGCCGCCTTCGCGAAGGACTACGCGGACCAGAACGACGCCGACTTCGCCGCCTTCGAGGCGGCCGTCGGGAGCGGACGACTGGTCGCTCAGCCCGGCCTGTGA
- a CDS encoding multidrug transporter, whose translation MDTTNDMTDDEKRHDQLTAAPNATEEDAKPRIVVSEHDGVKRIDIAEDAAVRPSDPRD comes from the coding sequence ATGGACACCACGAACGACATGACGGATGACGAGAAGCGCCACGACCAGTTGACCGCCGCACCGAATGCCACCGAAGAAGACGCCAAGCCGCGGATCGTCGTCAGCGAGCACGACGGCGTGAAGCGCATCGACATCGCCGAAGACGCCGCGGTGCGCCCAAGCGATCCTCGGGACTGA
- a CDS encoding ferredoxin reductase, with translation MIVGGWLPGLVEAVVQSTSHARILQVRVPDWPGNLPGQHLDIRLTAEDGYQAERSYSIASSGAGTLVELAVDRVPDGEVSPYLVDDVLPGDALEVKGPLGNYFVWDPTDPSPVQLVAGGSGIVPLLAMARARARRPEAAPFRLLYSVRSADDAMYRDELEQLRADGLDLTWAYTRTAPDAWAGTPGRLSASVLADAVWPVDRRSLAFVCGPTGFVEASADLLVQHGYDPARVRTERFGGLS, from the coding sequence GTGATCGTCGGCGGTTGGCTGCCCGGCCTGGTCGAAGCGGTCGTGCAGAGCACGTCGCACGCCCGCATCCTGCAGGTTCGCGTGCCGGATTGGCCGGGAAATCTGCCCGGCCAGCACCTCGACATCCGTTTGACGGCGGAGGACGGCTACCAGGCGGAGCGTTCGTACTCGATCGCCAGCTCCGGAGCGGGCACTCTCGTCGAGTTGGCCGTCGATCGTGTTCCTGACGGCGAGGTGTCGCCGTATCTCGTCGACGATGTTCTGCCCGGCGATGCCCTGGAAGTGAAGGGGCCCCTCGGTAACTACTTCGTGTGGGACCCGACCGACCCCTCCCCCGTCCAGCTCGTCGCGGGCGGCTCGGGCATCGTGCCGCTCCTCGCGATGGCCCGTGCGCGCGCACGGCGACCGGAGGCAGCACCGTTCCGGCTGCTCTACTCGGTGCGATCCGCGGACGACGCGATGTATCGCGACGAGCTCGAGCAGCTCCGGGCCGACGGGCTCGATCTCACCTGGGCCTACACGCGCACGGCGCCGGATGCGTGGGCCGGAACGCCCGGGCGGTTGTCAGCGTCCGTCCTCGCTGACGCCGTCTGGCCCGTCGATCGTCGCTCGCTCGCGTTCGTCTGCGGGCCGACCGGCTTCGTCGAAGCCTCGGCCGATCTTCTCGTGCAGCACGGCTATGACCCCGCGCGCGTGCGCACCGAACGATTCGGAGGGCTGTCATGA
- a CDS encoding MMPL family transporter encodes MAQLLYRLGRFSARRAWFVLVGWVLVLGLAGGAFVAFGGSLASSFSIPGTETERVTDSMRDELPDLTGASASVVFQAEDGAFTDAQKSDIAALLEDVATIDDVSATLDPFATEAQRTEQADTLAAGEQQLQDGRAQLDDARAQLDAGQQQLDAAITQAQAAGLAESAAPQFAAQQAQLDAGRAQLEESAATLAAQAPQLEDGQTLLDAASAIRTVSEDGSTAIATVSFDEDMFTLSQETKSEVAAALDAANIPGVSVDYSSTIASSTDGLIGPGEIIGVVIAALVLLIMMRALLPAVTPLISSIIGVGVGVAGSLAFSGVVDMASVTPILGIMLGLAVGIDYSLFILNRHRKQLLTGLDVQESIGLANGTAGNAVVFAGTTVIVALVALLVTGIPFLGVMGVVGAACVAVAVLVSITVTPALLGLMKNRVLRRGVRSQIGHADHAPRPPRAMRTPRALGAAALAIIALLVIAIPALSMRLGLPDGSSEATDTTQYRAFTAVTEEFGAGQNGPLLVVATTPSAVAEDDQVAVQADIVTELMNQDGVVAVAPAAVSDDGTFFAFQVVPADGPTSETTETLVRDLRGLSPLDGSAVGSDALSGDIALGVAGQASGNIDVSEKLANALPFYLLVVVGLSLIIMLVVFRSILVPLIATAGYVLSLFAALGAVTAIYQWGWLSGIFGVHDPGPVLSFGPIIIMGVLFGLAMDYQLFLVSGMREAYVHGLPAREAVVAGVRNGRAVVTAAAIIMISVFGGFVFSHLGMVRPLGFGLAIGVLFDAFIVRMVLVPALMHLLGRSAWWLPRWLDRILPNVDVEGAALERAHPAHAATTPADDAVVAAR; translated from the coding sequence GTGGCACAGCTTCTCTACCGCCTAGGGCGCTTCTCTGCGCGCCGGGCGTGGTTCGTTCTCGTCGGGTGGGTGCTCGTCCTCGGCCTCGCCGGCGGCGCATTCGTCGCCTTCGGCGGTTCGCTCGCCTCCAGCTTCAGCATCCCGGGCACCGAAACGGAGCGGGTGACCGACAGCATGCGCGACGAGCTGCCGGATCTGACCGGCGCCAGCGCATCGGTCGTCTTCCAGGCGGAGGATGGCGCGTTCACGGATGCGCAGAAGTCCGACATCGCCGCGCTCCTCGAGGACGTCGCGACGATCGACGACGTCTCCGCGACGCTCGACCCGTTCGCGACCGAGGCGCAGCGCACCGAGCAGGCCGACACGCTCGCGGCCGGCGAGCAGCAGCTGCAGGACGGGCGGGCGCAGCTCGACGACGCACGTGCCCAGCTCGACGCCGGTCAGCAGCAGCTCGATGCCGCGATCACCCAGGCGCAGGCCGCGGGGCTCGCCGAGAGCGCTGCACCCCAGTTCGCCGCGCAGCAGGCCCAGCTCGACGCCGGACGCGCGCAGCTCGAGGAGAGCGCGGCCACGCTCGCCGCGCAGGCGCCGCAGCTGGAGGACGGGCAGACGTTGCTCGACGCTGCATCCGCCATCCGCACCGTCTCCGAAGACGGATCGACCGCGATCGCGACGGTCTCGTTCGACGAAGACATGTTCACGCTCTCCCAGGAGACGAAGAGCGAGGTTGCCGCCGCACTCGACGCCGCGAACATTCCCGGCGTCAGCGTCGACTACTCCTCGACCATCGCCTCCTCGACCGACGGACTGATCGGTCCGGGCGAGATCATCGGCGTCGTCATCGCCGCGCTGGTGCTGCTCATCATGATGCGCGCGCTCCTGCCGGCCGTCACACCGCTGATCAGCTCGATCATCGGCGTGGGCGTCGGTGTCGCAGGCTCGCTCGCCTTCTCGGGCGTCGTCGACATGGCCTCCGTCACACCGATCCTCGGCATCATGCTCGGCCTCGCCGTCGGCATCGACTATTCGTTGTTCATTCTGAACCGGCACCGGAAGCAGCTGCTGACCGGCCTCGATGTGCAGGAGTCCATCGGGCTCGCGAACGGCACCGCGGGTAACGCGGTCGTCTTTGCCGGCACGACCGTCATCGTCGCGCTCGTCGCGCTGCTCGTGACCGGCATCCCGTTCCTCGGCGTGATGGGTGTCGTCGGCGCCGCGTGCGTGGCCGTCGCCGTGCTCGTGTCGATCACCGTGACGCCGGCTCTTCTCGGACTCATGAAGAACCGGGTTCTGCGCCGCGGCGTGCGCTCGCAGATCGGCCACGCCGATCACGCGCCGCGCCCGCCGCGTGCCATGCGCACGCCCCGCGCGCTGGGTGCGGCCGCGCTCGCGATCATCGCCCTGCTCGTCATCGCCATCCCCGCGCTGTCGATGCGTCTGGGTCTTCCCGACGGCTCATCGGAGGCGACCGACACGACGCAGTACCGCGCGTTCACGGCCGTCACCGAGGAGTTCGGGGCCGGCCAGAACGGACCGCTGCTGGTCGTCGCGACGACGCCCTCTGCGGTCGCGGAAGACGATCAGGTCGCGGTGCAGGCCGACATCGTCACCGAGCTGATGAACCAGGACGGCGTCGTGGCTGTCGCCCCGGCCGCGGTATCGGATGACGGCACGTTCTTCGCCTTCCAGGTCGTGCCCGCCGATGGCCCCACGAGCGAGACGACGGAGACCCTGGTGCGCGACCTCCGCGGTCTGTCGCCCCTCGACGGATCGGCCGTCGGCAGCGACGCGCTCTCCGGCGACATCGCTCTCGGCGTCGCCGGCCAGGCATCCGGCAACATCGACGTCTCCGAGAAGCTCGCGAACGCCCTGCCGTTCTACCTTCTCGTCGTCGTCGGGCTGTCGCTGATCATCATGCTCGTCGTGTTCCGCTCGATCCTCGTGCCGCTGATCGCGACGGCGGGGTACGTTCTCTCGCTCTTCGCCGCGCTCGGCGCCGTGACGGCGATCTACCAGTGGGGCTGGCTGTCCGGGATCTTCGGCGTGCACGACCCCGGACCCGTGCTGAGCTTCGGGCCGATCATCATCATGGGCGTGCTCTTCGGTCTCGCGATGGACTACCAGCTCTTCCTCGTCTCGGGCATGCGCGAGGCGTACGTGCACGGATTGCCGGCCCGTGAGGCGGTCGTCGCCGGAGTGCGCAACGGTCGCGCGGTCGTCACCGCGGCGGCGATCATCATGATCTCGGTGTTCGGCGGATTCGTCTTCAGCCACCTCGGCATGGTGCGTCCGCTCGGGTTCGGCCTCGCGATCGGCGTGCTCTTCGACGCCTTCATCGTGCGGATGGTGCTCGTTCCCGCGCTCATGCACCTGCTCGGCCGCTCCGCGTGGTGGCTGCCGCGCTGGCTCGACCGCATCCTTCCCAACGTCGACGTCGAGGGTGCCGCGCTCGAACGCGCCCACCCGGCGCACGCGGCTACGACCCCTGCGGACGACGCGGTGGTCGCTGCCCGCTAG
- a CDS encoding inositol monophosphatase family protein produces the protein MSLDSPADSAVNARGAFAADLDLALRMADAADRTSMARFDAADLDIRTKADSTHVTEADLATERAIRGILATERPDDAIFGEEFGLQGESTRQWIIDPIDGTANYLKGVPIWATLIALVVDGVPRVGVVSQPSIARRWWAAEGDGAWTVVDGTPKRLQTSSVDTIAASSVSFQSIAQWDEVGRVDDVVRLSRAVWRDRGYGDAWPYMLLAEGRLEMVAEFGVKEYDIAALHPIITEAGGRMTAFSGSDSLSELSVLATNRILHDPFLDFFEQSPATEPTP, from the coding sequence ATGAGCCTCGACTCCCCCGCCGATTCCGCTGTGAACGCGCGGGGAGCATTCGCCGCAGATCTCGACCTCGCGTTGCGGATGGCGGATGCGGCCGACCGCACGTCGATGGCACGCTTCGACGCCGCGGATCTCGACATCCGCACCAAGGCCGACTCGACCCATGTGACCGAAGCCGACCTCGCGACCGAGCGCGCGATCCGCGGCATCCTCGCCACTGAGCGCCCGGACGACGCGATCTTCGGCGAGGAGTTCGGACTGCAGGGAGAGAGCACCCGGCAGTGGATCATCGACCCGATCGACGGCACTGCGAACTACCTGAAGGGCGTTCCCATCTGGGCGACGCTCATCGCGCTCGTCGTGGACGGGGTTCCGCGGGTGGGCGTCGTCAGTCAGCCCTCCATCGCGCGGCGATGGTGGGCCGCCGAGGGCGACGGCGCGTGGACCGTGGTCGACGGCACGCCGAAACGCCTGCAGACCTCGAGCGTCGACACGATCGCCGCCTCCAGCGTCAGCTTCCAGAGCATCGCGCAGTGGGATGAAGTCGGCCGCGTCGACGACGTCGTCCGCCTGTCACGCGCCGTGTGGCGCGACCGCGGGTACGGCGACGCGTGGCCGTACATGCTGCTCGCCGAAGGACGCCTGGAGATGGTCGCCGAGTTCGGTGTCAAGGAGTACGACATCGCGGCGCTGCATCCGATCATCACCGAAGCCGGCGGCCGAATGACGGCGTTCAGCGGTTCGGACTCGCTGTCCGAGCTCTCGGTGCTCGCCACCAACCGCATCCTGCACGACCCCTTCCTCGACTTCTTCGAGCAGAGCCCCGCAACGGAGCCCACCCCATGA
- a CDS encoding DUF6510 family protein — MTTIHPVPDGADTGVSQLDGNAVVGVFADVFSVDPSVLVLTCGHCGVAGPLGGTVVEDDGRCAIVRCRACTRTLLTLVRAPDGVSVRIAALAQLDTPHPSVLSPEVSR, encoded by the coding sequence ATGACGACCATCCATCCCGTACCGGACGGCGCGGATACCGGCGTCAGTCAGCTCGACGGCAACGCGGTCGTGGGAGTCTTCGCGGACGTGTTCTCGGTGGACCCCTCGGTCCTCGTGTTGACGTGCGGGCATTGCGGTGTCGCGGGTCCGCTCGGCGGCACCGTCGTCGAAGACGATGGCCGCTGCGCGATCGTGCGCTGCCGCGCGTGCACCCGTACCCTCCTCACGCTCGTTCGCGCCCCCGACGGCGTTTCGGTGCGGATCGCCGCACTCGCCCAGCTCGACACGCCACATCCATCCGTCCTTTCGCCGGAGGTCTCTCGATGA
- a CDS encoding serine/threonine-protein kinase gives MGEDTATAPLDPRDGALAGRYHLGEVVGQGGFARVFRAHDLILGRTVAIKQFSTSIEPRDRGRMRTETLLLASLTHSSLVTLFDAELDADPPYLVMEYIDGPTLRTHLETHGALSSTDAARVASDLAGALSVVHARDIVHRDLKPSNVLMRPSHVDGQTPTATLADFGIASLVDATRVTATGTVVGTAAYLSPEQVRGAAPATSADIYSLGLVLIETLSGRAPYPGSAPVESLVARLTQPPPIPDGIGPAWRQLLTAMTTIAPDSRPSADEVAAEARRIAARPDDASEPQATLVLPAAPGTASTALLSATPGPVAPELPTRPDLPTAVTPAAQPAERDSPSRRRSGDVPGTGAPRRARRTAVLLTIVVALLASGIAIAWVASANPAPAPAPSFPTLPDPINTHIDELWNEVSP, from the coding sequence GTGGGGGAGGACACCGCAACAGCGCCCCTGGATCCGCGTGACGGCGCCCTTGCGGGCCGCTATCACCTCGGCGAGGTGGTCGGCCAAGGGGGTTTCGCGCGCGTGTTCCGCGCGCACGACCTGATCCTCGGCCGGACGGTCGCGATCAAGCAGTTCTCGACGAGCATCGAACCGCGCGACCGCGGACGGATGCGTACCGAGACGCTGCTGCTGGCCTCGCTCACGCACTCATCGCTCGTGACGCTCTTCGACGCGGAACTCGACGCCGACCCGCCGTACCTCGTCATGGAATACATCGACGGCCCGACGTTGCGCACCCACCTAGAGACGCACGGAGCACTCTCGTCGACGGATGCGGCGCGCGTCGCCAGCGACCTCGCCGGCGCGCTCAGTGTCGTGCACGCGCGCGACATCGTGCACCGCGACCTCAAGCCGTCGAACGTGCTCATGCGCCCGTCGCACGTGGACGGCCAGACCCCGACCGCGACCCTGGCCGACTTCGGTATCGCCTCGCTCGTCGACGCCACACGTGTGACGGCGACCGGGACGGTCGTGGGAACCGCGGCCTACCTCAGCCCCGAACAGGTGCGGGGAGCGGCACCCGCCACATCCGCCGACATCTACTCGCTCGGACTCGTGCTGATCGAGACGCTCAGCGGTCGCGCGCCCTACCCGGGGAGCGCGCCGGTCGAATCCCTCGTAGCGCGCCTCACCCAGCCTCCGCCCATTCCCGACGGCATCGGGCCGGCGTGGCGCCAGTTGCTGACCGCGATGACGACGATCGCCCCCGACAGCCGCCCGTCCGCGGACGAGGTCGCGGCCGAAGCGCGCCGGATCGCCGCCCGGCCCGACGACGCGAGCGAACCGCAGGCGACGCTCGTCTTGCCGGCCGCGCCCGGAACCGCGTCGACCGCTCTGCTCTCCGCGACACCGGGGCCCGTGGCGCCGGAGCTGCCGACGCGCCCCGACCTTCCGACCGCGGTCACCCCGGCGGCGCAACCCGCCGAACGCGACAGTCCGTCGCGCCGTCGCTCCGGCGACGTCCCGGGCACGGGTGCGCCTCGGCGCGCGCGCCGGACCGCGGTTCTCCTCACGATCGTCGTTGCGCTGCTCGCCTCGGGGATCGCAATCGCCTGGGTCGCCTCGGCCAACCCGGCTCCCGCTCCGGCGCCGTCCTTCCCGACCCTGCCCGACCCGATCAACACGCACATCGACGAACTCTGGAACGAGGTGTCGCCGTGA
- a CDS encoding YaeQ family protein — MAAGATIHTFTVNLADVDRGVYEELSLRVARHPSETAAFMLTRVLAYCLEFEEGIAFSEGISTTDEPAVLVRDLTGAILSWIEIGAPDAARLHFGSAQAERTAVYTHRDPAKVSAPWAGKRIHRADEITLYSFDPGFVEDAARVLERRNTMTVSITERHLYLDLNGTSVESDVHAQPVA; from the coding sequence ATGGCTGCCGGCGCAACGATCCACACGTTTACGGTCAACCTCGCCGATGTCGACCGCGGCGTCTACGAAGAACTCTCGCTGCGGGTCGCCCGGCATCCGTCCGAGACCGCCGCGTTCATGCTGACCCGCGTGCTCGCGTACTGCCTCGAGTTCGAAGAGGGCATCGCGTTCAGCGAGGGCATCTCGACGACCGACGAGCCCGCCGTGCTGGTGCGCGATCTGACCGGCGCGATTCTCTCGTGGATCGAGATCGGAGCACCGGATGCGGCACGCCTGCACTTCGGCAGCGCGCAGGCCGAGCGCACCGCTGTTTACACGCACCGCGATCCCGCGAAGGTGTCGGCGCCGTGGGCGGGCAAACGCATCCACCGCGCCGACGAGATCACGCTCTACAGCTTCGATCCCGGGTTCGTGGAGGATGCGGCGCGTGTGCTCGAGCGACGCAACACGATGACGGTGTCGATCACCGAGCGTCACCTCTACCTCGATCTGAACGGCACCAGCGTCGAGTCCGACGTGCACGCGCAGCCCGTGGCCTGA
- a CDS encoding TetR/AcrR family transcriptional regulator, with protein sequence MDPRASRTRASLESALLTLARERALDDISVADIVERAGVNRSSFYQHYADKEILLADALESEVDQLSETLRVRPPTDGATIPHELFLYLAHIAENAAVYRLVLGEHGSPLVAARLRGQIEQIVLDTVPLAKPDAFPGLPLDIVASGIAGSAFGVLIAWLARDPLPGTDTAAEWLWRVLIGPGEGWGATGATAEQK encoded by the coding sequence ATGGACCCTCGAGCATCCCGCACCCGCGCGAGTCTGGAGAGCGCGCTCCTGACCCTGGCTCGGGAACGTGCGCTCGACGATATCTCGGTCGCCGACATCGTCGAGCGTGCAGGCGTGAACCGCAGCAGCTTCTATCAGCACTACGCCGACAAAGAGATCCTGCTCGCCGACGCCCTCGAGTCAGAAGTCGACCAACTCTCCGAGACGCTGCGCGTGCGCCCGCCGACGGACGGCGCGACGATTCCGCACGAGCTCTTCCTCTATCTCGCGCACATCGCGGAGAACGCGGCGGTCTACCGGTTGGTGCTCGGCGAACACGGCTCACCGCTCGTGGCCGCGCGTCTGCGTGGGCAGATCGAGCAGATCGTGCTCGATACGGTGCCGCTCGCGAAGCCCGATGCGTTCCCCGGCCTTCCCCTCGACATCGTCGCGTCCGGCATCGCCGGCAGCGCGTTCGGCGTGCTGATCGCCTGGCTGGCACGCGATCCGCTGCCCGGCACCGATACCGCGGCGGAGTGGCTGTGGCGCGTGCTGATCGGACCCGGCGAAGGATGGGGCGCAACGGGTGCCACCGCAGAGCAGAAATGA